The DNA segment ACTCGTCCGGCTTGGGAAAGGGATCACGGATATCGGCCTGAGCCTCCAGGCTCATTAGCAGTAACAGCGCCAGCAGGGAGGTTCGAATCACAAGTGGTATTCCTCCGAAAAATCATCCATTAAGCGGGTATCGGCCGCACCGGCCCCGCATCACCCCTGGGTGTCAGCCGTGGGATCTACCTTGCCAAAACCATGGGACAAGCATTTGCTCACAAGGTTCGTATGACTGGCCGTCATTCTGACACTGACTGGGTAACTTGTCAGCGCAGCACGAGACTCTGTCAGTCCCACCTGCGCGAAGGCCACCCAGTGCGTTATGCTGTAGGACTTTCACGTCAAAAAACGGATCGAGTCATGCAGCAAGCTCCAACCCGCGATGCCGACCATCTGGCCCATATTGATACCGTCCGCCGTCGTTTCGACGACGCCATGGCGGCCCATGAGGTGCCCTGTGTCGTGATCGCCAGCGGCGGCGTCGCCCAGCGTTTTCTGGACGACATCGCCTACCCCTTCAAGGTCAATCCCCTGTTCAACTACTGGGTGCCGCTGACCCAGCACCCGGACAGCTACCTGATTTATCGGCGGGGGGAGACGCCCCGGCTGTTGCTCCACGCCCCGGAGGATTTCTGGCACAAGACCCCGGAAGCCCCCCAGGGCGCCTGGACCGAGGCCTTCGAGATCGAAAGTCATGGCGAGGCTGATGCCATGGAAAAGGCCCTCTCCGATCTCGAGGATGCGGTTTTCCTGGGGGAGCAGCCCCCCGAGGCGCTGCAGTCCCGGCCCCGGAACCCGGAAGGCCTGCTCAACCACCTGCATTACTATCGGGCCTGGAAGACCACCTATGAGCTGGACTGCCAGCGGGAGGCCAACCGCCTGGGGGCCCTGGGCCATCGGGCCGCAGAGGCCGGCTTCCGGGATGGGGCCAGCGAGTTCGAGCTGCACCAAGCCTTTTGCACCGCCTGTGGGCACACCCAGAACGATCTGCCCTACCCCGGCATCATCGCCCTCAACGCCAATGGCTCCACCCTGCACTATGATCGCCTGGAACGTGAAACCCCTGAAACCCATCGCGCCTTCCTGATCGATGCCGGGGCCGGCTATGCCGGCTACGCCTCGGACATCACCCGCACCTATAGCGGAGGCGACAAGGGCTTTGCCGACTTGATCGACGCAGTGGACGCCATGCAGCGGGAACTCTGCGATCTGGTCCGGCCCGGCGTCTCCTTCGGCGAGCTGCACGATCAGACCCATCGCCGGGTGGCCCGCCTGCTGGCGGATTGGGCCTTCATTACCGTCTCCGCCGACGAGGCCTTCGATTCCGGCCTGACCCGCCGCTTCTTCCCCCACGGCCTGGGCCATTTCATCGGTCTGCAGGTCCATGATGTGGGCGGGCACATGGGCGGGCCGGACGGACGGCGGGCACCGCCACCGGAGGCCCACCCCCATTTGCGCACCACCCGAGAACTGGATACCGATCAAACCCTGACCATTGAACCCGGGGTCTACTTCATCGATAACCTGCTTGATCCCATTCGGGATACCGATGAAGGCAAGGCCGTCAACTGGGAACAGGTGGATGAATTCCGGCCCTTCGGGGGTGTTCGCATTGAAGACGATATCCGGGTCACGGCCGACGGCCACGAGAACATGACCCGGAATGCCTTTAATAAAGTCCAAGCAGGAGGATAACAATGCGTCACCATCAATCCATTCAGGCAGCCAGTCTGCTACTGGCCTGTGGCCTGTTAGTAGGCTGCAACACCCCGGCTCATGGGGATGTCCGTCCACTGGAAATCAACGAAAATGAGCTGGTGGAGCAATCGGTCATCGGTGAGATCACCCAGCCCCATCAGGCGGACCCGCCCCTGCGGGTATCACCGGAAGGGGATGTAAAAACCTTGCCGGGTACCGGCGGCATCACCTACAACTTCCGAGCCGGTGATTCGGCCGTCCACATGGCCGGTGACCACGTGGAGCCGGCCGTAAGTATCCGCAATGGCGATCCCGGGGATACGGCCAACCATGCCCTCAATGTGATGGCCCAGATCGGCAACCGGGTCCGTATCATTGACGGCGCCGCGGAAGGCGCCGAGGGCCGGGTGATCGGCAAGCATGGCGGCATCAACAACGTGATGGTGGATTTCCCCGACCAGGTCTATGACGATTTGGTAATCGGCGATCGCATGCAGATTCGCACCATCGGACTGGGCATGGAAGCCGAGAATGTGGACGACGTTTATATTCGCAACGTCAGCCCCGCCCTGCTGGAAGCCATGGAAGAACGCGGCATGGGTGTGAATGAACAGGGCCAGCTTCGCATCCCGGTGACCCACCGCATTCCGGCCAAGATCATGGGCTCCGGCCTGGGCCGCAACCACGTGGCATCGGGGGATTATGACATCCAGTTCTTTGATGAAGAGGTGGTGGAGCGGTATGGTCTGGACAGCCTCCGCTTTGGAGACATCGTCGCCATCACCGATGCCGACCACAAATACGGTCGCATCTATCGCGGCGGAGCCATCAGCGTGGGTGTGGTGGTGCACGGCATCAGCCGGGTCGCCGGGCATGGCCCGGGTGTCACCTCCCTGTTCACCTCGCCCTCGGGGAATATCGAGCTGCAGGATGACGAGGAGATGAACCTGATCAACCTGCTGTCGATTCACTAGGCTGCACCCCGTGGGTCGTATTGAATCAGTTTGATTGCTGCGGACGCCCGGCCCCACAGGGTCGGGCGTTTTTCTTGAAAACCGCCTAGGGGAAGACCGAGATGGAATGGCTGTCCCTGCTGCCGCCCCTGGTGGCCATTGCCGTGGCCGTCTGGAAGCGCGAGGTCATCATCGCCCTGCTGGCCGCCCTGTTCGTCTCCGAGACCCTGCTGGCGGGTTTCAATCCCGGCGGCGGTTTCACGGGCATGCTGGATCGGGCCACCGATGTCTTCTCCAGCCCCAACAGCACCCGCATCCTCCTGTTCAGCCTGCTGGTGGGGGCATTGCTGTACTACATCCAGTACTCCGGCGGGGTGGCCGCCGTGGTTCGCTGGCTAACCCGGGGCGGCTACACCACCAATGCCCGCCGGGCAGGACTGCTGCCCACCTTCACCGGCTTTGCCATTTTCATCGAAACCAATATGAGCATCCTGACCTCGGGGATCGTGGCCCGGGGTCTGTTTGATCGCTTCAAGATGAGCCGCGCCCGGCTGGCCTATATCATCGATTCCACCTGCGCCCCGGTGGCGATCCTGATCCTGCTCAACGGCTGGGGGGCCTATATCCTGGGCCTGCTGGACGAGTTCGACTATGAGAGCCCGGTGGCCATCCTGGCGGCCACCATCCCGCTCAACTTCTACGCCCTGATCACCCTGGCCCTGGTGCTTTACACGGTGATCACCACCCGCGTCCACGGCCCCATGAAGACAGCCGAGTCACGCATGGAAGAGATTACCGAGGATGAGTCCATCGAACCCACCCGGGCCCGCTACATGCTGCTGCCTGTGGGGACCATGATCGGGGGGATTCTCTTCTTCCTCTGGCTCACCGGCGATGGCAGCCTGCTGGCCGGCGCCGGTGCCCAGTCGGTTCTCTGGGCCACCGCCCTGGCGGTGCTGGTGGCCTATGTCCTGCTGCGCTGGGACGGGGTCTTTGAACACAAGCGGCTGGTGGACCTGGGTTTCCAGGGCATGGGCAAATTGCTGCCAGTGGTGGCCACCGTGCTGCTCGCCCTGGCCCTGGGCGCCAGCATGCAGGGCCTGGGCACCGGGGAATTCGTGGCCGCCATGCTGGGCCCGGCCCTGCCGGTCTTCCTGCTGGCACCCCTGGCCTTCATCGCCGGCGGCATCATCTCCTTTACCACAGGCACCTCCTGGGGCACCTACGGCATCCTGATTCCCATCGCCCTGCCCCTGGCCGCAGCCATGGATGTGCCCCCGGCCCTGGTGCTCGCGGCGGTCATGGGCGGCGGCGTCTTCGGCGACCACTGCTCCCCCATCTCCGACACCACCATCATCTCTTCCCTGGGCGCCGGCTGCGACCACCTGGAACACGTCCGCACCCAACTTCCCTATGCCCTGGTCGCCGGCCTCGCCGCCGTCCTGGCCTACACAGCCAGTGGCCTGCTGATGATGTCCTGAGGTACGAGAATCCGAAGAGCCCGCCGAGCGTTCCTGGAACTACTCATCCAACGATCTATATGAAAAACAACTAAGCTAGTGAACCCCACAAAGTACCATTTGAGGAATCCCCAAAATAAATATTGAGCAAGACACTTTCCCCAAAATACAAGCACTAAAAACTCTGAAATAATAGCCAATAAAACAAGAAACAGAATATCTGGAATTAATCCCGAAACATGGTGGCGAATCTTGCTCATTGGGAATAACGTTCCTGGTAAAAAGCACAATTGACGACGTCAATCAGATCCAGTTGGACATAATATTGAGAGTTTGTCGAATACAAAATGACTTACCAAACCTGTCGAAATAACACTATAAAGGCATGCAGCCACAAGCATCAGTAACACATAAATCGCAACAACGACGATAACCTTAATCCAGCCCGTCCTGAAATATTTCCTAATATTCAAAGCAGCCTCACTTTCATAAAGAAAGACAATCCAAAGCGCATTTCGAAGTTCCACCTACTGTCGCTGCAGATGAAAAAATACCGCCACCTCTTATTATGCCCTTAGCAACAGCCCTCCCCTCCCTACTTAAACACGCCCTAGCAATTCTATTACTACCAAGCTCTGCAGTGGAGGAGAGGACTTCGGCAGCCCCACCCTCGCCAACACAGATCATCATGCACTGAACAAGGTCGAATCCAGTCTCAAGTTCTTCACCAACGGTGCCATAGCGTGTTTCATTTGGATGAGATGGAACAGACCCATGCCCAGGGCCTTGCTGTTGAGAGATTGGAACGAAGCCAGTTCCTGTAGGAACTCCAACCAAGCCCGTCCAATCAACCCAATTTACTGGATCATTCAACACATACCCATAAAGATTCGGCCCATCCCCATCAAAACGAATCGGATCCTTAGCCGTCCACCGGCCGGTTTTTGGGTCATAATCCCGCGCCCCGAAGCGCACCAGCCCTGTGTGCTGATCATAAACCCCACCGGCGAAGCCAAACGGTTGGAATCCCGGGTTCGTATCCTCTAATACCCGCCCAAATTCATCATAGTCCAGCCGCTGGACGATTTCTCCGGTGTCGGCGTGGATGACCAGGCGGACGGAGCCCAGGTGGTCGGCGATGAGGCGGTAGCGTTCACCGTTCCGGATCATATAGTCGGGGACATTGGGGCGGGTGCCGTAGATAAACCGCGCAATGACATTGCCATCACCATCCAACTCGGCGACCGGGTTGAGTTGGTCCTGGTAGAGGAAACCCTGTACCAGCTCGCCGTTGACCTGTTTACCGACCCTGCGGTTGCGACCATCGATCAGATATTCGATTTCTACATCCCCGGCAGGCTGACGTGGCGCAGGTTGCCGAAGGCGTCGTCGTTAGAATCGGTTCTGGGCCGGCTTCGGACCACACCAAGGATAGAAGAAAATGCCCCTATAGCTCTAATAATGTGTGGCGCGTCGCACACTAAGATTGATTTCAATGGAACCATAATCACTACCATTCTGCTGATCTTTTAATTCAGCCACCAATAGGCAGTCGGATTTGATGCCTCGGGGAACATCCCTTGGTACACGCAACAAAACCTCCGAATGCTGCTGCCACGATGGGACCTCTTGCTTATACACAAGAATTTTCTGTACAGGATCGGTCCCACCGCAAGACAACCTCACCAGCAAAGGAAAGGACCGACTATCAATATTCCGATAGCCACTGCTAACCTGAGCTCGAACATTATAGTTCCCGTTATATGGGAACTCGATAGTCCTCTGCACCCCCACAAGAAGTTCATCGACGGTTGATACTTCATGGAGAACAACCGGATAAGGGTCCAATTCCCTTGCTAGAACGTATTCGGCAACACCAAGTGACTTGTCTCCCTTAGCCCAAATGAGCATAAATTGAGCCAAATGGTCGCTTCCTCGTAGAATAGAAAGGACGATAAGAGATACCGCAACCACTAGAACCAATAAGACTCTAAACACAATCCTGACCTGGTCTGTCAATTTCGAACCCTCTCTAAGCGACGGTAGACATTCAGGACTGTAGACACAAAGTCCTGACAGTTATACCCATAAAGGTCATACTCACTTTCACTCCACCAGCTAGAAACCTCACTTACGG comes from the Natronospira proteinivora genome and includes:
- the pepQ gene encoding Xaa-Pro dipeptidase, which translates into the protein MQQAPTRDADHLAHIDTVRRRFDDAMAAHEVPCVVIASGGVAQRFLDDIAYPFKVNPLFNYWVPLTQHPDSYLIYRRGETPRLLLHAPEDFWHKTPEAPQGAWTEAFEIESHGEADAMEKALSDLEDAVFLGEQPPEALQSRPRNPEGLLNHLHYYRAWKTTYELDCQREANRLGALGHRAAEAGFRDGASEFELHQAFCTACGHTQNDLPYPGIIALNANGSTLHYDRLERETPETHRAFLIDAGAGYAGYASDITRTYSGGDKGFADLIDAVDAMQRELCDLVRPGVSFGELHDQTHRRVARLLADWAFITVSADEAFDSGLTRRFFPHGLGHFIGLQVHDVGGHMGGPDGRRAPPPEAHPHLRTTRELDTDQTLTIEPGVYFIDNLLDPIRDTDEGKAVNWEQVDEFRPFGGVRIEDDIRVTADGHENMTRNAFNKVQAGG
- a CDS encoding DUF4438 domain-containing protein, with the translated sequence MRHHQSIQAASLLLACGLLVGCNTPAHGDVRPLEINENELVEQSVIGEITQPHQADPPLRVSPEGDVKTLPGTGGITYNFRAGDSAVHMAGDHVEPAVSIRNGDPGDTANHALNVMAQIGNRVRIIDGAAEGAEGRVIGKHGGINNVMVDFPDQVYDDLVIGDRMQIRTIGLGMEAENVDDVYIRNVSPALLEAMEERGMGVNEQGQLRIPVTHRIPAKIMGSGLGRNHVASGDYDIQFFDEEVVERYGLDSLRFGDIVAITDADHKYGRIYRGGAISVGVVVHGISRVAGHGPGVTSLFTSPSGNIELQDDEEMNLINLLSIH
- a CDS encoding Na+/H+ antiporter NhaC family protein, with protein sequence MEWLSLLPPLVAIAVAVWKREVIIALLAALFVSETLLAGFNPGGGFTGMLDRATDVFSSPNSTRILLFSLLVGALLYYIQYSGGVAAVVRWLTRGGYTTNARRAGLLPTFTGFAIFIETNMSILTSGIVARGLFDRFKMSRARLAYIIDSTCAPVAILILLNGWGAYILGLLDEFDYESPVAILAATIPLNFYALITLALVLYTVITTRVHGPMKTAESRMEEITEDESIEPTRARYMLLPVGTMIGGILFFLWLTGDGSLLAGAGAQSVLWATALAVLVAYVLLRWDGVFEHKRLVDLGFQGMGKLLPVVATVLLALALGASMQGLGTGEFVAAMLGPALPVFLLAPLAFIAGGIISFTTGTSWGTYGILIPIALPLAAAMDVPPALVLAAVMGGGVFGDHCSPISDTTIISSLGAGCDHLEHVRTQLPYALVAGLAAVLAYTASGLLMMS
- a CDS encoding RHS repeat-associated core domain-containing protein; the encoded protein is MDGDGNVIARFIYGTRPNVPDYMIRNGERYRLIADHLGSVRLVIHADTGEIVQRLDYDEFGRVLEDTNPGFQPFGFAGGVYDQHTGLVRFGARDYDPKTGRWTAKDPIRFDGDGPNLYGYVLNDPVNWVDWTGLVGVPTGTGFVPISQQQGPGHGSVPSHPNETRYGTVGEELETGFDLVQCMMICVGEGGAAEVLSSTAELGSNRIARACLSREGRAVAKGIIRGGGIFSSAATVGGTSKCALDCLSL